Genomic segment of Mycteria americana isolate JAX WOST 10 ecotype Jacksonville Zoo and Gardens chromosome 9, USCA_MyAme_1.0, whole genome shotgun sequence:
TTTTTTAGTGAAGAACTCTGAACTAACAGGCCTAGAAGCTGCTTGTATTACAGAATTATGTTCAGGTCAAATCCAGATCCAAAATAAAAGCTGAGACGGATAGCTCACACAAAAGAATATATGATGAAtagtaaataaacaaaaataattaggaaTGCTGGATTAAACCGAGTAATAAAATCTTTctagggagagaaaaagaaggtacAAATCAGGGATAAACTACAAACATTAAGGAAACTTATTCTGCAATTTCttaaaacttaaaatgtttctttagtCATGCCATTTGGTAGGCTGACTAGTCAGAAGTGCATTAAGATGTTACCATGCAAGGAATCAGGTAATGAGATTCTGCTTGAGCCTTAACTTTTAAGCTGAGAATACAGTGCTGTGGAGCACTGACAGTGCTATGATTATATTGGAATGAAAGAAATATCAGAAGCAGTGCTAATTccgaagaaaatattttacacgTGACTCCACTGGATAGCACACGTAGCACTGTGTGGCGATCCCTGTGAGAGCACCACGCTGGAAAACAAGGGTATTGTTACCTCGAGCACTACTCAGAAGAGATGAAGACAAACGTGACACACATTCATTTCAGAGAAGCTGCTATCTGAATATATTACCAAAGCATTGTCTTTCAGAGAACAAATATGGAAGACTCCTTTATGCTTTTTCTTGTTAGGTGTGATGATATAATGCCAAGGGTGACCTCCAATTTGAAATGCATTCTCCAGAGAAGATGCTTCAAATAGCAAAGGTGGAGTATCTGCAAATATTCGGTAATGTTAACACCATTAGTAGCAGAACAATCATAATTCCATTGATCCTTACAATTCTAAATTCCAATAAAGCTATTAGTTTCTTCAAAACTTTTGAAGACTGGTGGAAATACATTGGCTGTGATCTTTTTTCTAGCACCAGCTATGCTACTTCACCTAGCATTCAGGCACAAATCTGCAGTTCCCTGTGGAAGGTTACTGCCTTCTCAGATCTTCATGCTGAACTGCTCTTCTGATACCTTTGACTTACTTCATTCCAAATGAGCTGGATAAGCAAAGATGtagcaaacaattaaaattaatccAGCTCACCTGAATGAGAGAGGACGTACACGTGAACAGATCAAAGAGCGTATCAAAAGGGTCACTATTCTCTTAGGAAAAATAGTGATAAATAGCTGGAAACAGGCTAACAGCAGCAATCtcaaataaaagaattaaatgcaaagaTACCTGAATCTGaatattccttctccttttgcGTAATACAAAAAAATAGTGTGGATCACAATGAATGCAATCTGTAGCTGAGttcataaaaatcaataaaaatctAGGAATTTTTGTAATTAATGACAAAAGGTATCTAGTTTCCCCTTCAGTTCAGTTGGGATAAATTATACAGACGTAATATGACATTCTTACAAGTTTTCTGTGTACTGAGAGAAGCATCTTTGAATGAGATGGACTGCACGAAGCTTTACAACTTCTACCAACTAGctaaataaaagcaatttctaTAGCTGCTACAACTGAATCAACTTTAGACTGAAGCTCGGCTCTTTTTAACAGTACAGagaagtgctggaaaaaaaaaattgacaaaatatGGAGAAAATCTGCAAGGAGCATTTAAACAGGCAGAATATGAAAACCCAAGCTGAATTACTGTGAGAAGAACAAGTTTCTTATCTGGACTTTTGCATCCCAAAGGTCTCATCCAGATTTTGACTTGTTCTTGTCCTGCTTAGTCTAGATAATTATCCAGATCCTAGCCAGTGGTGCTAAGATGTCACATGACATCAGAAATTATGTTTACACagtgcttctctctttttccttcattcatgTTTCCAAGAACTTAGCCATTTAGACTGAAAGGAATTAGTTCACTGCCCATGGAAACGAAGTCTTTCCTAAGCTGGAAAGTGGCTGTCTTCTACTTGTCTTTTAGAGTAACACATAGGAAATGGGAGATTCCGTGCAAGATATAACAAAGTATAGGTTATAAAAACTGAGGCACCTGCTGAAAATGTAGAGAATGTTGAAGATGGAGGCATAAACAGAGGACCTACTCATATTAAAATctgccagaaaatgaaaaatgagtcaagaatattttttaacattttaccCTATCgactttttaaataaacatatgtAGCAAGGCCCCTCAAAAGTTCTGGTAGACGAACTACATGATAGATTTAAATGCGTTTCAATAATATATCAATCCTAAGCAGTACAGGCTGCTGCTAAAATATgcctttctttttatattaatttggCAAAGATTTGCAAGATTGTAGCCACCTAAACCACTGTGATAGCGTGACTCTGCTGCCTCAACTCCCTCTTTCCTGCTATGTGTCACTTGCTCTTGTTGCTCAATACCTCCTGTTCTCATTTTTAAGTCCTTTCCCTAGCATTGCTAGTTTTCAATCTCCAGCTGAGCTTCTTTGTTCACTTCCTTAAAACTCTCCAGCCTCATCTAAACATAAAGCCATAAAGTTGTTCCAGGCAACACTAACAAGTATTTGttctaaatgtaaaaaaaatctgagcaaaatatcttcctctctgtttttttaTGAAATTACTGTATCCTCTAATAATAAATCAAACTACAGTTTTAAGTTCTGGACCTTTCAGGAAGTGACATAATGAAGATTTATAGGTACGTTTTCCATTCCTTCCACTGTGACAAAATCAAATTCCTTACCAGTCAATAGCTGTAAATGACGTGGTAGGTACATGGTAGCCTCTAAGTTTTGATCTCTATACACTTCCTCTTGGGTACCTAACACACCATAAAAACAGCACCGTAATAACTGCCATCCCTTCAGGCAATTTCTGTAGGGAGGCTAGGAGTAAATAAGCAGGAAAATTACACAGTTAAATTATAGTAAATACAAGCTTAAACTCTGAAACTGTTAAAATCTCGCTCACCGAAGCATTACATCACATTAAACAGTCAGTCAGCCATCCCATTCTCAAAAGAAAACAGCTCAAAAACCACAGGAATGCAACTATCTGCAAAGAGCAGCCATGGCAAATGTCTGTCATGAGTTCAAAACCTTCTAACCACAAATTCTTGAATATGATTCAACATCAAATATGTTTTCTCCAGTACATTGGTTTTAAATCTCAAAACTAAAAACTACAATGATCTTTAAGACATGAGAACAAATCTGGTATAGGCTTCCTATTAAAGCTCCCACAGCATGCTTTCCACAGGGCTCCTAACATTAAATTGTGGTTTTGCAGACTGAGACagaggaaaatgaggagaaatTTCCCTTTGCAGAACCTGAGACATCAATTATAGCAGCCTATCGCTTTGCTTTGATAAAACATTGCATTATAACTGAAAGCCTTCACTATGTGAGTCTGTATTTTATCTTTGTATATTTCCTCAGGTTTATGTAAATCTGGTTTGGTTTGCCTGTTATTATCTGATACTGTTTGTGAACATAAagatcaaaagcattttttgtgtGGACAGTCACCTGTAAATACCGTTTAATacagaaacattcaaaattaaagaaataagagCATGCATTATTTGATATTGgtgaaaactactttttttattttttggaagtgCTTCAAGCATGAActtgtgaaaatgtatttttaaagtaaaaaaaaagtttcaaagaaagTCTCAGGCTTGGGTCATTCATTAAGATTCTTAGCACCAAATTCTAATCTGAAATGCACCAACAGAAGTGATTGTTTGgtttcagagaaattaaagtCATTACATAAAGCAGAACATTCGTAAGTTAATGATTTGAGGCATAAGAATTGTTTTTAATAGATACTTTGTTCTCTCCtcaggaattaattttattgGAACTGGCACATTTCTGACAACTTAAGAATTATCAAAATGCAACTTGGACAAATTGTATTCTGTCTCCTTGAATTCCCTCTGCAAGTTAGATTAAATGTTCTCACATCTTTTGCTTACATACCGTATACTGTTTCTGGGTGTTACTAACAGCTTTCCTAGCTCTTCCTCTTTCCCAAGAGCAGTTGTGTCTCAGAAATAAGGAAGGGGTTTCCACTTCATGTGTTGCTTATGAAGTTTTTCAAATAGCTTAGTTGCTGTACCAGTTTTCTAGGTAAGTcttatgtaattaatttttgtaattaGAAGTAAAGCAAAGCACATTTTTACTATGATGTAAACCCAGAAATATAGCTACAGCACAATATGACTACAgtaattttaatgtgttttcatggTGTGAAATGTCATAATTAATCCATAAAAGCCACCAGCCAAGATAATACAAAGATCATAAATACCTGTTATTTTAATGTTACATGGAAGACCAAATGGATACTTTCCTACAACTCCCACTTGACCATTCCAGTTGAATTCATGTCCCAGATCAAAAGGCTGTTCCATGAACTAAAATAACACAGAACAATTTAGCTTTATTGATACATATTTACTCGCTGTTTAGTTTTACTGCTCTGTTACTACTGCATTCTTTATCTTGCTACATACTGCTTGAAGTCTTATTTTTGAATTAACGTTTGATTTTTGACTGGAAGAATGTAAACTCAGAAGTCTTACTGCAGTTCTGTTTCAGATCAAACAACCTTCCATGCCCATCAGTTTCTAGCCTTAACATTTATCTGTAACTACAGACTAGGCGTGTAAAGAAGTACACACCCTGGTCTACCATTTACATAGCTCCTCTCTATATGCATTTAAGTGCCTGTCTGACCCTGTATCTCTTATGTTTTGCCACCTGTAACTGGTGTGGGTAGAATTTTCTGATAGTGTACCCATTTGCATCTTCTGACTGTAAATTGATTTAGGCAAGAACTCTATCCTTTGACACATTGCCCATGTATCTATGTGGCATTACATGAATATTTATGATTTGTTGCCCCAAATGGCATGGACTGTATGaaaaattttatatttcattaccTGTTTGGAGATGGCCTGGAAGTTATAGAGCCTGACCAGACCCATGCTATACATTACAATAAGGATTCCATTAGAAACAGCAACATCTGTCACACTATTAccaaatatctggaaaaaaaaaaaaggagaagaaaaatattctattaggaaagaaataattgaGAGACAACGCACAATACTGACATTATGTCCTTAATTTTGCAAtcactttaattttttattctgacCGAACCCTATGATCAGTGTTTTAGTTCGTGAAGTTTTCTGTAACTCATCTGTTCTGCTGAGTTTCTATAGTACTTTGCACTGCAGTAACACCTGAGGTTAGATTAGTCACATTCTGCAAGCAGATTCATTCTCTAATCAATTCTCAGTATACCTTCATATCATGTTACCCAGTTATTATAATACATGAATAGATTGTATTACCCAGCATCCCACAAGAATGTTAGCACCGCTAACAACTCAATCGAGAAGTACTGATTTCAGAtgttctgttctttcttcatcACCAGGGTAAAATACTAGTCTAATCATGGCTCTATGACTGTGTACAGCTGTACTAAAACTACATTATCCAGCTGTCAGAGTACAGCACCCTCTCTGAATCCAAATTAGACATACACATGAGAAGCTGACTTACCCCTTTTAACAATTATGCAGTGTTCATTTGTGCCACCGCTTAACACATCTCCACTGAGAAAAACCCAAACTAGTTCTTAGTATTTAATTAATAACAACATGtgaagtttgtaatttttttttaacagagatgGTTGGAAATgtagttttcatttctttaatctGAATCACTATGTGAAAAAGCAATTAGAACAGGGTTAAAACAGGcttagaaacaataaaaaaaaaaaaaagaaacccaaaagctGTAGTACTCCTAAATCTTAATGATCTTAACTATCAATGATCTTGTGATCAGTTTCATCCTGAAAGATACACCCACTCCTGAGACCTTGCCTTTTATTTAGTCCTATTGCTCTTTCTCAATACATTTGCTAGCTTAGGTCCCAGTGTCTTCCAGACCCAAACTCTAATAGTCTTCCAACCCTAAACTCTCCTTTCTGTCCTTGAGACCTTAGCTAGTCTGAACTCAGAATTTATTGTGGTGTACCTTCTCAGTAAAGCTGATTCATTAGGTGCATTCTGCAGTCTTGAACAGTAACCCCAATCCTAACTCTAATCTAACAGTTACATTCCACTGATCTGTATCAGGTTTGGCATTGCATTCACTGGTTGCTTCCTGTGCTAGGTGTATTCTCAAATCCCAAATTCTGCCCTGATGTTATTCCTAGCTGTAACAATTACTCTGATGAATACTCAGTACAGGCCCAACTGAAGAAGTACTCTTTTAGACCCTTTGCCTACTATGACCGTAATGAATCTGGCACGCCATTCTTAACCAGATTGAGAATACCTTTCATACTGGTAACAGCTGTTTTTTCCAATCCTAAATACTAATTTTGAACAGAACAATACACAGTGCCCCTAAACTTTCATGGGcccaaatgaaaaatgtttaaccCCACTCCTTCTTCACTTGCCAGCCCAATCTCAATTACAGCCTCAACCCAAACCAGCACCAGCTAAAACCCACTAATAGCTCTGGACCCCAGATGAGACTGTAGCTCACAGAGCTTTGAAGACAGAGTTTGCATGTTTGTACTGTTCCATTTATAAGTTGTATCCAGAGCCCTCTTGACTTAAAATAGCCATGTTTTTTCACCAGAACAGTACAACTTGCCATCTGGTTTGAGGTTTCCTAATATGTGCACTCTTACTTACAGGTCACAAACCAACCTCAGAAAGGTCGTTTGCTCTTGACTGATAAAGCAAGACACATATTTAACATTTTGCCATTCAGTGTCAATGATAATACAAGTCTGAAACATTTGTAACTGCATATAGAATTCATAGACTATTACTAGGAGTGGGTCAGAAGCACAGCTATCTTTCCTTAAAGAGGTGAAAAGAAATCTACAAACACTTGAGGATTCCCTGATTCTTATGATTAAGTAAAGGCTAAAGTCCTTCTACCCCAGTAGCAGAATGCattcatattttctcttctggtCATTCGAATTAAGAATCTTCCCCCCAGTGCCCTATCAGACACAAGAACAACATTACTGCTAATTAATGTTTTAGGGCACTATGCTTTTATAAGCTGTAAATATGACTTTTGAAATTCTGGGACAATTGCCTAAACTATGCTTCTCATACAACTACAGTACAGATCACTATTATAGAAGAATTAACTtacctttttgtttatttctagcATTCCAATGAATGAAAGAGGCAAAACTTGGAATACAGCAAGATAGAACAATACAGACTGTTGGATACCTGCCTGGGAAGGAATAACAATAGTGAATATAGTTATTATACTTGAGGCATTTATTAATGGTAGGACAGCTTCATCTTTTACCATAATAACAAAGCATAATGTCTCCATCTCTGtccctgtaaattttttttttttgatcgaTTTTGTAAAAATTTAAGAATGACAGATTTTTTCAAACTTACCTGtcgtgctgctgcagggagcttATTCTGAGCTGACTTTACAACCATTACCTCTTGAGGAGTATCCCAGCTCAGATACCTATTTGTGACAAGAAAGGCCTatcttaatgtatttattattaaattattttttaattattatttcacatAAAATATAATCTACTGTAACTAGGCAGATCCCTGTGTCCAGGCAAACTGTTCATTATCTGATTTAGGAGAGGTGCCCGAGATGTTTGCTGTTTGCAGTAATGCAAAACCCACAGAACTCAGAATGGCTTATTCCATACAGGATTGTGAGAAAAATTCTGAAAGTATAAACATTCACtatcttaatttttctccttcccttcacaGATCACCGCTTTCTTATCCTTCAGcctaaaggaaataatttattctgagaactgaaaaaagatGCAGTTTACCAGAAGCAGTAACTGCttggcttttaaaaagcaaaatggctACCCTATGAAGAAGAATGCTTGCAAGTTAAAAATGGCTTaaactttaaatgtatttttcttatgttttatgaagttttttttacagttcttaaaGGTCCTCTCCTGGTATGTTGCTATTGCAATACTAAAGGCTGTAAAATCATCAGAGAAAAGCCAATAGTAGCCTAGTTTTTGTGGCTTTTGTGGAACTTGATACCAAATTTGAGACCATAATACTTAAGCTGCTGAAATTCTTCTATAGAAAACACCATGCAGGAACAGTACTCCAGGTAATATGCGAGACTAGCAAACCTGAAGTCAACCACAGGACAGTACTAAAATAAACATGATTCCCTTTCTCCAGTATAGTACTAATGATTATTGATTATATAAAGCCTAGTCAATGTTTAATACCTGAATTTGCAACAGGAACCAGCAAggtatattttttccagtatttctccACTATCAGCAGAGAGACGTAGAAGCCAGTTCTGCACTGTCAAGACTATCAGGGAAGATTTATAGTCTGATGGACTTGGTAGCATTTCCCCCTACAAGGTTATCAGAAAAAAGTTTGTACCAGGATACATAACATTTTAACGcagcaacaagaaaacaaaagttaataCACATTCCTCAAAAACTAAAGGTGGAAAGCTGCCTGCTAATCACATCAGGATCTCTAAGCTCGCGTCTGTGCTAAATAGTCAGCTGACCATCACATAAATAATCTGTTGTCACACTTTTTGCAAGGCAGTTACCTTTTCTAGAAAAGAAACCTTTTAAAACTTCTTTGCCTTGCACAAATGAACTATAACTCCTTATCGATCTAATTGATACAAGTATGGGAGAGACAATTGTTTGTATTGCAGAATAAGACATTCAATGGTAACTCAACAGTAACTGCTAAGAATGGTATtcacactgctttatttttaggcACCTCAAGGATGGGGCTAATATTCCTAAGCTCTGTGGACAGTGGATGAGAGAAAAACTCCTCAAGGAGGAGGGAAATTATATAATCTATTAGCTagaaacagcagaacagcttTTGGGCAGAGTTGCTTTAATGGGTCTTCAGTTtatgtgcctctttttttttatgtcaacAGATCTGATAAAAACTAGACCTCCCACCTACTGCCcttgctaattaaaaaataaagaaaaaattaaacagaacttATGTTGTAAGGAATTAGAGTTAGTTACATAAGCATAAAggcactgtttttaaaatcttccatgAAAGCTcacaaaaaagcatttgaatgcGCTATTGAGAAATTCAGAGAAGTATACCTCTAAACATTCAGTCAAAATAAATAAGCACGTTGCAAACCTTAAATGACCTAACTCCataaaaacactgagaaaatagTTCACAGGGAAAGAACACTCTAAATATGTTTCACTGAAAGatattaatttggttttttgcACAACAATGCTCTATTAAAAAGTAATCTTACCAGTGGGCATTCCAATAATAAAGCATCTTCTATTTTTTCTGACTTAGAACACTTTGGCTTTTGATAAAGTATTCTTGGCTCTTGTGCAATGCTGGAGGAAAATGATTGCTAATCATTAGTCTACTTTCTATCAACAAGTcattttatacagttttataAATCCTGCCTTCTCTTTAGGCAGGTCAGAAATCTAAACATCTTATTTTGAGAGCAATTTCACGTTGtatttacaaagtaaaaataaggCCTAATAAACAATAGTTAGTATAacataatatttaaaagctaacCTTCTCTATATTTTGCAGTTTCatgctgtgggggtttttttgttttttttgttttgtttttaaataacaaactTAATAGTAACATTCTTACTTTAGTGATATACATTAAACGAAAGCATATTCCAGAAACTAATGATCATCCTGGAACCTTCCCCTCAAGCTCTTCCACTGTTGCCTTTCATAATATAAAGGCATGGCATCatatacagatattaaaaaaaaaaaacaaactcctaCTACTAGAATAAAAACTTTGCAGTGTGCAGAGTTTTCCCCTCAGGGAGAGGATGAGACAAAGATAAACCTCAAAGATGCTAGGCGGGTTAACGCAGTACTGGAAAGCATTCAGACAATGTAGGAGTAAAACACAGCTAAGCAGATTTAGATCTCTGCTGTGATAGATTAATTAACTCTCAGTGGTTTACACTGACACAGTAATTTGTCTTTTATGTATCATATGACACTGTCTTAAAACTGTTCTGGCCACAACTTACTCAACAACGCACTTCTCCAAGTCCCTGCTACCTCCCTCACAAGAGGGATGGGCACGGACAAGACTGGTGTACGCAGGTCTTCCCGTCCTCTaccctgccctgtgctgcctcCTAAGCTGTGCCTCTGCAGCTGATCATGGAACAGGAGAGTACATCAGATCAGAAAACTGATCTGCAAAGTACATTAACAAAAACCAGCAAGTACTCCACACACTGTACTTTTACATGGACAATAATTTACTTCTTTAATGCAGAATTTATAAACATAGTACCAAGCTTGTTACATAGGCTGATTATGTGACATATTCTTCAGCACACTGCTAGTTACCAGATCACAAACAACTACCATTCATTTGGCTTTTTAGCGCAAAATTATAAAATGCTGATAATCTCCCACTCCTGTTAAAGTGCTCTGAAAGCTGAAGTTATACAGAACCAGTAAGATCAGACTTTCCTTCACCAAAGCAGGTGTCACATTAAGACACAACGACATCTGAGTGTAATTTAACACAGATTTATGCAcctggttattttttgtttgtaagtAAATTCCACTCATTTCACAGGGGCTATTTGGATGAGTAAAGTTAGCGACATCTCTAAAACAGAATCACAGTGTTAAAACCGTAAGCCAGGGTAACTTAATTGTAAATTTATTACCTGCTAATACAGCACTGGTAATTGTCTAAGTAAATTCTTCCTCTTTCATACGCAATAGGAGATGCAGAATGAGTTGTCCAAACGTTCTTGAATTTAGTACTTTCCTGAAACAGACAGTGGCTGTAACAGTGATGGCTTTTGTAACAAACCTtgcttttggaaaatgttttatttgggtCTTGCAGCTTAATAACATACTTTAATTGAACCTTTGCTGTTGAAtacataaagatttttttttaaaccaaattaaaagaCCTTTTTTAGGGAAATTTggtcttttttaaaaaccaaattaaaaaaattttattagCTGTTATGGACAGCATGGGTAATGAATATTTTGTCATTAACTTGCctgtattaaaattaaaactggCAACTAAACTTTAACGGCAACTTTTAAAATCCAGGACAAAACTCCCCAGAGTGTAAATATGCACATAACTCTTTTATATGTAATTAATTGAATTTTTACTGAACACCTGACTCCATTCTGCTGTTGGTGTTTTGTGTGAAAGgtagaaaaatgtgtttacagTTATTTGCAAAAGGTGCCTGAAATGTTAATGGGATAAACGGCTCACATAAAGTTTCTTGCATGCATTAGAGACATCAGGAGCTCTATACTATTAACAAAGGTTCCAGTCTTACAAAAAATATAAGTATTTGTGTAAGTCAGATGTACTCATTTTTATCTCAATAAACCTTGCATGCCCATTGATCTAGTTGCATAAATGGGCACTTTAGCTCACTtccaataaatatattttcaatataacACAATTCCCAATTCACTTCCACATATTCACTTTCAATACATTTCTATCAACTACTGCATGGGAGCAGTAAAAAAAGTCAAGTTCACTTTAGTCTGTAATTGGTTTAATTCCTATTTTTCCTGTAACATAAATTTCACTGACACATTAGGGGTATGTTTACCTGAAGACCTCTGCTGATTATCTTATTTTGTTGTGAGAACTTCATTCAAATGTAACACTGATGCTCTCTAAAACATTACGAATTTAGTATTGGTATTAAATATTAAGCCACCTTAGGGGAAGAAATAAGTGATATAAAACCTCATAAAAGGCTATTTCTAACATGGTTATTAGATTTACAAATACTTCTacagtttttccacagcataGTCCTCTCCAGATTCCTAGGTCTGAGCCTCAAGAAATAAATTTAACCATTTGTAACTCTCTTCGGCAAaactacagctttttttcttcccagactTGCTAGTCAGAGCTACCAGGGACTTCTCAAACAGCTGGGCTGAGGACTGAGGCTCAGACCACCCCGGATGAAAGCCAGTACACGCAGGGGTTCAGCCAGCGCCGGAAAGCATTGCTATTACCTGACAGATTAGCTTTCTGAGGAGTCCCAGGTTTTTTCTGTGGGCGACACCAGCATCTCTGGCATAAAAGCCGTGGGCCCTGCGGCTGAGGAGGCGGCAGACGTTGTGAGCCCCGGGCGTCCAGGAGGCGGTCCTCCTCCAGCCGGCGGCTGCCTGCGGGCACATTCCTGGGCCTTGGGGCAGGCTCGGCTTTCCCCCCTGCTTCCGACTCGCTCTTGGCGGGGCGAGCAGCCTTGCAGGGCCCGGGCCCGCACCGGATTTGTCTCACCCCCCGCCCTGCCCAGGGAGTGGCGAAACGAAGCGGAAAAAGGCTCGAGCAAACCCTTGCTCTCTGACTCCCGAGAGACGCAATCCGAGCCCTTCAGACGAGGCTCCGCCGCGGCCAcaccgccccggggcggggccgggactGCCGCCGCCGCGCGCAGGCGCCCACCCGGGCGGGTGCGAACCGCGTCCCCCCCGCCACCGCAGAGCCGAGCTACCGCAAACGCCAGGCGACAGCAACCCTGCACCGCCACCGCCTTCCCCCCGCGTCCCGCCGGGTACTGTAGTTTTCGCGGGAGGAATTCCGCGGCGCGCCCGGACTACATCTCCCACGATGCCCTGCGGCAGCCCGCCTGCTGCCTCTGGTACTGCCGCCGTCGCTcggggcgggcgctgcggccTCGTGGGTGCCCTCAGCCAGCGGGTGGGAGCAGGGTCGTTCCCCCTATACGAGGGTGCTGTGGCGTTGCCGCTGGTGAAACGCCGTACGGAGGATCGCGGGGCAGAAGGAGGGTCTCTGCGCAGAGGTCGGTGAAAGCCGCTGGCAGTGGTCGCCCGCCGGTACCGGCGCAGTCGCCCCCGCACTGGGACCTCTGTCCTAGGCCGGGCTCCGCTGCAGCTGCCTTACCCTGCGCTGAAGGGACTGAAGTAAACGCAGTGCGCGTCGGCTTGCGGGGCGTGTAAATGGAAGCACTTTACGCgttgtcttttttaaataaaggcagGAAAGTTTTGTTAGCGGTAGTTCAGttaagaaaataatcttcttcATTTAAATTTCTTCTTGCTGGAGAGTGAGGGCCCCCGTATctgggcggcgggacggggcgcggcAGGGCCAGCGCCCCCTGCCGGAGAACGGGGGGGCTCCCCGCGGGGCACGCCCGGGTGCGCAGCCGGGCTGACGTCTGCAAGCGGCGGTCAGCCGTGCAGCGTGCTTGTGCCATCGGCTGCGAGtggttttggctactgctgtgTCGGATGGAGCGTACCGGGACTTGTGAGGGGGAGAGGTTTAAAGGATTTGTTTGAAACTTTAAAACTCCAGGGTGAACAGCAGCTTCTCGAGATGTATGACactgcatttttacatttttagggcTACATCCCAAAAGTTGTCACTATCATCAGTAGCTACTTGCCAGCAGAGCAACTGAAGTCTGTGGAAAAACTCGTTTTCCTTCCTTGCCAGAGGCCAGGCGCCCAAATGGGGTAATGTGGAAGTTGCTGatcttttctgtgtttccatgTCTTTTCTTCAGGATCTCTAAGC
This window contains:
- the DCAF17 gene encoding DDB1- and CUL4-associated factor 17 isoform X2; translated protein: MCPQAAAGWRRTASWTPGAHNVCRLLSRRAHGFYARDAGVAHRKNLGLLRKLICQESTKFKNVWTTHSASPIAYERGRIYLDNYQCCISSIAQEPRILYQKPKCSKSEKIEDALLLECPLGEMLPSPSDYKSSLIVLTVQNWLLRLSADSGEILEKIYLAGSCCKFRYLSWDTPQEVMVVKSAQNKLPAAARQAGIQQSVLFYLAVFQVLPLSFIGMLEINKKIFGNSVTDVAVSNGILIVMYSMGLVRLYNFQAISKQFMEQPFDLGHEFNWNGQVGVVGKYPFGLPCNIKITDTPPLLFEASSLENAFQIGGHPWHYIITPNKKKHKGVFHICSLKDNALAKNGIQDMKCCSLEPDWIYFHPDMSGRIIHVGPNLIKVLKLKEVKNNTDQMEIAEDFMIVANRENSTFKIVDYEDELDLLSTVAVTQIGADGRAHLDFHCNEHGILLKSIPLLESWDVTYSHEVYFDKDLILHIEQKPNRRFSCYVYQMVCDTAKDDESSSYEKTERVFCKKGGRIFEYI
- the DCAF17 gene encoding DDB1- and CUL4-associated factor 17 isoform X1, coding for MCPQAAAGWRRTASWTPGAHNVCRLLSRRAHGFYARDAGVAHRKNLGLLRKLICQESTKFKNVWTTHSASPIAYERGRIYLDNYQCCISSIAQEPRILYQKPKCSKSEKIEDALLLECPLGEMLPSPSDYKSSLIVLTVQNWLLRLSADSGEILEKIYLAGSCCKFRYLSWDTPQEVMVVKSAQNKLPAAARQAGIQQSVLFYLAVFQVLPLSFIGMLEINKKIFGNSVTDVAVSNGILIVMYSMGLVRLYNFQAISKQFMEQPFDLGHEFNWNGQVGVVGKYPFGLPCNIKITDTPPLLFEASSLENAFQIGGHPWHYIITPNKKKHKGVFHICSLKDNALAKNGIQDMKCCSLEPDWIYFHPDMSGRIIHVGPNLIKVLKLKEVKNNTDQMEIAEDFMIVANRENSVNDAVTVTASGRVVKKRFNLLDDDPEQETFKIVDYEDELDLLSTVAVTQIGADGRAHLDFHCNEHGILLKSIPLLESWDVTYSHEVYFDKDLILHIEQKPNRRFSCYVYQMVCDTAKDDESSSYEKTERVFCKKGGRIFEYI
- the DCAF17 gene encoding DDB1- and CUL4-associated factor 17 isoform X3 — translated: MCPQAAAGWRRTASWTPGAHNVCRLLSRRAHGFYARDAGVAHRKNLGLLRKLICQESTKFKNVWTTHSASPIAYERGRIYLDNYQCCISSIAQEPRILYQKPKCSKSEKIEDALLLECPLGEMLPSPSDYKSSLIVLTVQNWLLRLSADSGEILEKIYLAGSCCKFRYLSWDTPQEVMVVKSAQNKLPAAARQAGIQQSVLFYLAVFQVLPLSFIGMLEINKKIFGNSVTDVAVSNGILIVMYSMGLVRLYNFQAISKQFMEQPFDLGHEFNWNGQVGVVGKYPFGLPCNIKITDTPPLLFEASSLENAFQIGGHPWHYIITPNKKKHKGVFHICSLKDNALAKNGIQDMKCCSLEPDWIYFHPDMSGRIIHVGPNLIKVLKLKEVKNNTDQMEIAEDFMIVANRENSVSLVSEITMYDFEQYTGILRIILASVTSVLKIMVAENICHLYMTENL